The proteins below are encoded in one region of Shewanella putrefaciens:
- the sohB gene encoding protease SohB: protein MEFLYEYGMFLAKAVTIVVAIIAVVIVVLASTVKHKSDKGELRITNLSEELAELKHDLKAELLSKKQFKAYEKQLKAEEKAKEKAADETHSGKVFVIDFKGSIDAAEVASLREEISAILAIAEKGDEVIVNVESGGGMVHGYGLASSQLDRLRQADIPLTVCVDKVAASGGYMMACVANRIYAAPFAIVGSIGVVAQLPNFNRLLKKHEIDYEQHTAGDFKRTLTVFGENTDEGRQKFQQELEETHVLFKSFVSKYRPELDLAKVATGEHWYGQQAIDLGLIDAISTSDDVLMSLAGERTVYKLRYQIRKKLADKIAHGASLSVNAIFNRLVEKNRPM from the coding sequence TTGGAATTTTTATACGAGTATGGAATGTTTTTGGCAAAAGCCGTCACTATTGTGGTCGCCATTATCGCCGTGGTCATTGTGGTGTTGGCTTCTACTGTCAAGCATAAGTCAGATAAGGGTGAGCTTAGGATCACTAACTTATCTGAAGAGTTAGCCGAGCTTAAACATGATTTGAAGGCAGAGTTGCTATCAAAGAAACAATTCAAGGCCTACGAGAAACAATTGAAGGCTGAAGAAAAGGCCAAAGAAAAAGCCGCCGATGAAACCCACAGTGGTAAAGTGTTTGTGATTGATTTCAAAGGCAGTATCGATGCAGCCGAGGTGGCTTCGCTCCGTGAGGAAATCAGCGCCATTTTAGCCATTGCCGAAAAAGGCGATGAAGTTATCGTCAATGTCGAGAGCGGCGGCGGTATGGTGCATGGTTATGGGTTAGCTTCCAGCCAACTCGACCGTTTACGTCAAGCCGATATTCCTCTGACCGTTTGTGTGGATAAAGTGGCGGCCAGTGGGGGTTATATGATGGCCTGTGTGGCCAATCGAATTTATGCCGCGCCCTTTGCGATTGTTGGTTCTATCGGTGTAGTCGCTCAGTTGCCTAACTTTAATCGGTTGCTGAAAAAACATGAGATTGACTACGAACAACACACAGCGGGGGATTTTAAACGTACGCTAACGGTATTTGGTGAAAATACCGATGAAGGTCGGCAGAAATTCCAACAGGAATTGGAAGAAACCCATGTGCTGTTTAAATCCTTTGTGAGTAAGTATCGTCCAGAATTGGATTTGGCTAAAGTCGCGACAGGTGAGCATTGGTATGGCCAGCAGGCCATTGACTTAGGGCTTATCGATGCGATATCCACCAGTGATGATGTTCTCATGTCGCTGGCGGGTGAGCGTACCGTGTATAAGCTGCGCTATCAGATCAGGAAAAAGCTCGCCGATAAAATTGCCCATGGCGCATCGTTATCCGTCAATGCGATTTTTAACCGCCTCGTCGAGAAGAATCGCCCT
- a CDS encoding VolA/Pla-1 family phospholipase codes for MKRLILCVAIASALGLTGCGEDSYNELKDKTDPLIPESHMVFDPANSKVPLPNDLLFSGTTDGTLSIPGESSGNYVDPQIALGALDGWSTTSPISIDIEVAKKHDGTPLTLMAASVAQPGAVRMFEATVGGPLSSDPECKAKPSVSACKVGAELQFGVDFVSTASGNKVVIVPLKPLKAGQSYIYATTNLIQDSEGRGIAPSTTYGLLKMDIDTLPLETPDQLMLQTLVNSYEKGIAAAHNVDTSTISYAGLFTTQSVASVYETTKLLMAQGAPYAPSFAQMPTPTGITVAQAAGLGPEDGAAYVVSSLADVYTAKIKLPIYGDCSSVGCLSSTGQPLINGHWKAQGDSPVSVLLALQAGTLSQTNFGMQAVANGIANPADALANPALMAGKTWLLDDGTPADKTKHLTKFNPIPAIKGYETVSVLISMPNAAKLAAFYQQQGLTFTPPTSGWPTTIALHGLGGGKEMSLAYAGSYAAMGVATMAIDMPLHGARSFDANGDGIYEVSATDPSFGAVIGQPDAFKNGNPLVFVNISSTLSVRDNFRQATMDHLGVRLALTGLAQALAQANQPQVFDVSKISAQGLSLGAIVGTDFATYASTGLKHPSTGETLPNAYAINAASLVAPTGGLAGSFAGSATFGPVLFSNITASETFQALVDKANTAGYEPGSPEYAALVEAVYAQFIPTFAFAVQTAVDSADPVNHAAMLKATGLPVHLIEVAGDGNGNLPDQVLPNRVDNFPLSGTEPLISAIGLPCVDSTSKGPGAVRFSKGHHSSIVDPSEKDSTDGMAAAATVEMQTQVATYALSAGKGEATVLVSDSGVIATCPN; via the coding sequence ATGAAAAGACTCATTTTGTGTGTTGCGATTGCATCTGCACTGGGCCTCACAGGATGTGGCGAGGACAGCTATAACGAACTCAAGGATAAGACTGACCCGCTCATCCCTGAATCCCATATGGTGTTCGACCCCGCTAATTCCAAGGTACCTTTGCCAAACGATTTACTCTTTAGTGGCACGACCGATGGCACATTATCGATTCCGGGTGAAAGCTCGGGCAACTATGTCGATCCACAAATCGCGCTTGGGGCGTTAGATGGTTGGTCGACGACATCACCGATTTCTATTGATATTGAAGTCGCAAAAAAACACGATGGTACACCACTGACCTTAATGGCGGCCTCCGTTGCGCAGCCTGGTGCGGTGAGAATGTTTGAGGCCACTGTGGGTGGTCCATTGTCTTCCGATCCTGAGTGCAAGGCTAAACCGTCGGTTTCAGCCTGTAAAGTGGGCGCTGAGTTGCAGTTTGGCGTTGATTTTGTTTCGACGGCTTCTGGTAATAAGGTGGTCATAGTGCCACTCAAACCCCTTAAGGCTGGCCAGTCTTACATCTATGCCACCACGAACCTTATCCAAGACTCCGAGGGTAGAGGGATTGCTCCTTCAACAACCTATGGCTTGTTGAAAATGGATATCGATACTTTACCCCTAGAAACCCCAGATCAATTGATGCTGCAAACCTTAGTCAACAGCTATGAGAAAGGGATTGCTGCGGCCCATAATGTGGATACCTCCACCATTAGTTATGCTGGGCTATTTACGACTCAATCGGTGGCAAGTGTCTATGAAACCACAAAATTGCTGATGGCACAGGGCGCGCCCTATGCGCCAAGTTTTGCGCAAATGCCAACGCCAACAGGTATCACAGTGGCTCAAGCTGCAGGACTGGGTCCTGAAGACGGCGCCGCCTATGTTGTGTCTAGTCTAGCGGATGTCTATACCGCAAAAATTAAGTTACCGATTTACGGTGATTGTTCATCTGTGGGCTGTCTATCTTCAACGGGTCAACCTTTGATCAACGGCCACTGGAAAGCTCAAGGTGATAGTCCAGTTTCGGTATTATTAGCGCTGCAAGCGGGTACGTTGAGTCAAACTAACTTTGGAATGCAGGCCGTGGCGAATGGGATTGCTAATCCCGCCGATGCTTTAGCGAACCCGGCGTTGATGGCGGGCAAAACTTGGTTGCTAGATGATGGTACGCCAGCGGATAAGACCAAGCATTTAACTAAGTTTAACCCTATCCCGGCAATTAAAGGCTATGAAACTGTTTCTGTACTGATTTCAATGCCTAACGCGGCTAAATTAGCTGCTTTCTATCAGCAGCAAGGTTTGACTTTCACGCCGCCAACCTCGGGCTGGCCAACCACAATTGCCTTACATGGTTTAGGCGGTGGTAAAGAAATGTCACTGGCCTATGCGGGTAGTTATGCGGCGATGGGCGTCGCCACTATGGCTATTGATATGCCACTCCATGGTGCGCGCTCCTTCGATGCGAACGGCGATGGGATTTATGAAGTCTCAGCAACTGATCCTTCTTTTGGGGCTGTGATTGGTCAACCCGATGCCTTTAAAAATGGCAATCCGTTAGTGTTTGTGAATATTTCAAGTACTTTGTCGGTAAGGGATAATTTCCGTCAGGCGACAATGGATCATTTAGGCGTACGTCTGGCGTTAACGGGGTTAGCACAGGCTTTAGCCCAGGCAAACCAACCGCAAGTCTTTGACGTATCAAAGATCAGTGCCCAAGGTTTGAGCTTAGGTGCTATCGTTGGTACTGATTTTGCGACCTATGCCAGTACTGGTCTTAAACATCCATCGACGGGTGAAACTTTACCTAATGCCTATGCTATTAATGCAGCGTCATTAGTGGCGCCTACGGGAGGCTTAGCGGGCTCCTTTGCCGGCTCTGCAACCTTTGGCCCAGTGCTATTTAGCAATATCACCGCATCTGAAACCTTCCAGGCGCTGGTCGATAAAGCCAATACTGCAGGCTATGAGCCTGGTAGCCCAGAATATGCCGCATTAGTCGAAGCTGTGTACGCCCAGTTTATTCCCACCTTTGCCTTTGCGGTGCAAACGGCGGTGGACTCGGCGGACCCAGTGAACCATGCCGCTATGTTAAAAGCGACGGGTTTACCGGTTCATTTAATTGAAGTGGCAGGGGATGGCAACGGTAACTTACCGGATCAAGTGTTACCTAATCGCGTGGATAACTTCCCGTTATCGGGTACTGAGCCTTTGATCTCTGCTATTGGTTTACCTTGTGTCGACAGTACCAGTAAAGGTCCTGGCGCGGTGCGTTTCTCCAAGGGACACCATAGCTCTATTGTTGACCCAAGTGAGAAGGACTCTACCGATGGTATGGCTGCAGCTGCTACCGTTGAGATGCAGACCCAGGTAGCCACCTATGCCCTATCTGCGGGCAAAGGGGAAGCCACGGTTTTAGTCTCAGACAGTGGTGTGATTGCAACTTGTCCTAACTAA
- a CDS encoding YciK family oxidoreductase — translation MLEYQAAKDLLQGKTILVTGAGAGIGRAAAIEFAKHGATVILLGKTVKKLEAVYDAIEQAGYPIPAIVPLDLKGATEQNYRDMADTISEQFGHLDGLLHNASLLGALGPFEHIDIPSLEDVLKVNVTAQVMLTKALLPIMRQAPSASIIFTSSSVGRQGRAYWGPYAFSKFATEGMMQVLAHECDGTSVRVNSINPGATRTEMRAKAYPAENPLDLKTAEEIMPTYLYLMGQDSSAVNGQQFNAQ, via the coding sequence ATGTTGGAATATCAAGCAGCAAAAGATTTACTTCAAGGTAAAACTATTCTGGTCACAGGCGCAGGTGCCGGCATAGGCCGGGCGGCCGCAATTGAGTTTGCAAAGCATGGTGCCACAGTCATTTTACTCGGTAAAACCGTCAAAAAACTCGAAGCGGTTTACGATGCAATCGAACAGGCTGGTTATCCAATACCCGCCATTGTGCCCTTAGATCTCAAAGGTGCGACCGAGCAAAATTACCGCGATATGGCTGATACTATTAGCGAGCAGTTTGGTCATTTAGATGGGTTGCTGCATAACGCCAGTTTACTCGGCGCCCTAGGCCCGTTCGAACATATCGATATTCCATCCCTCGAAGATGTACTCAAAGTGAATGTGACGGCCCAAGTGATGCTGACTAAAGCCCTGCTGCCCATCATGCGTCAGGCGCCAAGCGCCTCGATTATCTTCACTTCAAGCAGTGTTGGCCGTCAGGGACGGGCTTACTGGGGCCCCTACGCCTTCTCCAAATTTGCCACCGAAGGCATGATGCAAGTTCTTGCCCACGAATGCGATGGCACTTCAGTACGCGTTAACAGCATCAATCCCGGTGCGACCCGCACTGAGATGCGTGCAAAAGCCTATCCAGCTGAAAATCCATTAGATTTAAAAACCGCTGAAGAAATTATGCCAACCTATCTATATTTGATGGGGCAAGACTCTAGCGCAGTCAATGGTCAGCAATTTAACGCCCAGTAA
- the rluB gene encoding 23S rRNA pseudouridine(2605) synthase RluB has product MSEKLQKVLARAGHGSRREMEAWIAAGRVSIDGEIASLGDRIEADAKVRIDGRAISLKSAEDVICRVLAYHKPEGEICSRKDPEGRPTVFDRLPKVRDSRWVAVGRLDINTSGLLLFTSDGELANRLMHPSNEVDREYAVRTFGEVPEATVQRLRTGVMLEDGPAQFDSIKAAGGEGMNQWWHVCLREGRNREVRRLWESQEVQVSRLIRIRYGMVELPKSLPRGGWVELPIEQVNYLRQLAGLEPETRTMLAADKHSVARAQVKSAKIRRAVRKHKVTGAGKAKPTRQRS; this is encoded by the coding sequence ATGAGTGAAAAGTTGCAGAAAGTCTTGGCCCGTGCAGGCCATGGCTCCCGTCGTGAGATGGAGGCATGGATTGCTGCAGGTCGAGTTAGTATTGATGGTGAAATTGCTAGCCTTGGGGATCGTATTGAAGCGGATGCTAAAGTGCGTATCGATGGCAGAGCCATTTCGTTAAAGTCTGCCGAAGATGTGATTTGCCGTGTGCTGGCATATCATAAACCTGAAGGCGAAATTTGTAGTCGTAAAGATCCTGAAGGCCGTCCAACGGTATTCGATCGCTTACCTAAAGTGCGAGATTCGCGCTGGGTAGCCGTCGGCCGTTTAGATATCAACACTTCCGGTTTATTGTTGTTTACCTCAGATGGTGAATTAGCGAACCGCTTAATGCATCCATCGAACGAGGTTGACCGCGAATACGCTGTACGTACCTTCGGTGAAGTCCCTGAAGCCACGGTTCAGCGTCTGCGCACCGGTGTGATGTTAGAGGACGGTCCGGCGCAGTTTGATAGCATCAAAGCCGCGGGTGGTGAAGGTATGAACCAGTGGTGGCATGTGTGTTTACGGGAAGGCCGTAACCGCGAAGTGCGCCGTCTGTGGGAATCCCAGGAAGTGCAGGTGAGCCGTTTGATCCGTATCCGTTATGGTATGGTCGAATTGCCGAAATCTTTACCCCGTGGCGGCTGGGTTGAATTGCCAATAGAGCAAGTCAACTACTTGCGTCAATTGGCGGGTCTTGAGCCTGAAACCCGCACTATGCTTGCCGCCGATAAACACAGTGTGGCCCGTGCTCAGGTCAAAAGCGCCAAAATTCGCCGCGCCGTGCGTAAGCATAAAGTCACAGGGGCTGGAAAAGCTAAACCAACGCGTCAGCGTAGTTAA
- the scpB gene encoding SMC-Scp complex subunit ScpB, which translates to MQINPIQLKQLIEASLFVLGKPLSVKMLKETVLVDFSVSRDKIKAALDELQQDYQERGVQLVKVAGGYRFQTLDVLSPFLQPLWQEKAPKYSRATLETLAVIAYRQPVTRGDIEQVRGVAISSHIIKSLSDRHWIKVVGHKEVPGRPALYATTLEFLAYFGLDTLADLPALTDAESLQAVFSGLKLAPEQSEEQNTNE; encoded by the coding sequence ATGCAGATAAATCCAATTCAATTAAAACAGCTGATAGAAGCGAGTCTGTTTGTATTGGGGAAACCCTTGTCGGTGAAAATGTTGAAAGAAACGGTACTCGTGGATTTCTCCGTTTCCAGAGACAAAATCAAAGCTGCATTGGACGAGCTGCAACAGGATTATCAGGAAAGAGGTGTGCAACTTGTGAAAGTCGCTGGGGGTTACCGCTTCCAGACCTTAGACGTTCTGAGTCCTTTTTTGCAGCCCCTGTGGCAAGAAAAAGCGCCAAAATATTCGCGCGCGACATTGGAAACTTTGGCTGTGATTGCCTATCGTCAACCAGTGACCCGCGGTGATATTGAACAGGTGCGCGGTGTGGCGATAAGTAGCCATATCATCAAAAGTTTGTCGGATAGACATTGGATTAAAGTAGTTGGCCACAAAGAAGTCCCGGGGCGACCCGCACTGTATGCCACTACCTTAGAATTTTTAGCATATTTTGGCTTAGACACCTTAGCGGATCTCCCCGCGCTTACGGATGCTGAGTCATTGCAGGCGGTTTTTTCAGGACTGAAATTAGCGCCAGAACAGTCAGAAGAGCAAAATACTAATGAGTGA
- a CDS encoding segregation and condensation protein A: protein MQGTQQSLPLAVIRGQAMTEMPQDLFIPPEALEVFLESFEGPLDLLLYLIRKQKLDVVDLPIQQITAQYLEYIAMLTQARIELAADYLVMAATLAEIKSRLLLPRMVAEDEVEEDPRAQLIRQLKAYEVIKEAAQKMDDLPRLERDVFQAKAMAAPSIKPLVIPPEVSLFEIARAFGDVLKRIDANEDHHVKREHLSTRERMSQILAMLNSDDFTAFERLFTVEEGRAGVVVTFLALMELVKELLVELYQTEPFSVIYVKAY from the coding sequence ATGCAGGGCACGCAACAGAGTTTACCCTTAGCCGTTATTCGCGGTCAGGCAATGACCGAAATGCCGCAGGATTTGTTTATTCCGCCCGAGGCATTGGAAGTTTTTCTGGAGTCCTTTGAAGGGCCATTAGATTTACTTTTATATTTGATCCGTAAGCAAAAATTAGACGTTGTCGATTTACCCATTCAGCAAATCACCGCCCAGTATTTAGAATACATCGCGATGCTGACCCAGGCGCGTATCGAGCTTGCTGCCGATTACTTAGTGATGGCAGCAACCCTTGCGGAGATTAAATCCCGTTTGCTGCTGCCGCGTATGGTGGCAGAGGATGAGGTTGAGGAAGATCCGCGGGCGCAACTGATCCGTCAGTTAAAAGCCTATGAAGTGATCAAAGAAGCGGCGCAAAAAATGGATGATCTTCCGCGGCTTGAGCGGGATGTATTTCAAGCAAAGGCGATGGCCGCACCGAGTATTAAGCCGTTAGTGATCCCGCCTGAAGTCTCGTTATTTGAGATTGCCCGCGCCTTTGGCGATGTGCTCAAACGTATTGATGCCAATGAAGATCATCACGTTAAGCGTGAACATTTGTCGACCCGCGAGCGCATGAGCCAGATTTTAGCCATGCTGAACTCTGATGATTTTACGGCATTTGAACGCTTATTTACCGTAGAAGAAGGCCGCGCTGGCGTGGTGGTGACCTTCTTAGCCTTGATGGAATTAGTCAAAGAGTTATTGGTCGAATTGTACCAAACAGAACCGTTTTCAGTTATTTACGTAAAGGCCTATTAA
- a CDS encoding L-threonylcarbamoyladenylate synthase, which produces MSQFFYVHEVNPQSRLINQAVAALKAGGVIVYPTDSGYALGCLIGEKDAMTRMARIRQIENDHNFSLMCRDLSELATYAKVDNQAYRILKSCTPGPYTFIFKATKEVPRRLQNDKKKTIGIRVPDNVIALALLEALDAPLMSTSLVMPNAEFAESDPEHIRDLLEHQVDVIIHGGYLGEKPTTVIDMSEDGAEILREGAGDISPFL; this is translated from the coding sequence ATGAGTCAGTTTTTTTATGTACATGAAGTAAATCCGCAATCGCGGCTTATTAATCAAGCGGTTGCCGCCTTAAAAGCGGGTGGGGTAATTGTTTATCCTACCGATTCGGGCTATGCCTTAGGTTGCTTGATTGGTGAGAAAGACGCGATGACGCGGATGGCGCGCATTCGTCAAATTGAGAATGATCATAATTTTTCCTTGATGTGCCGCGATTTATCTGAGCTTGCAACCTACGCTAAGGTCGATAATCAGGCCTATCGCATTCTAAAAAGTTGCACGCCTGGGCCCTATACCTTCATTTTCAAAGCGACCAAAGAAGTGCCCCGTCGTTTGCAAAATGACAAGAAAAAGACCATAGGCATCCGAGTGCCCGATAATGTGATTGCGTTGGCACTGCTCGAAGCCTTAGATGCGCCGCTGATGTCAACCAGCTTAGTGATGCCGAATGCGGAATTTGCCGAGTCGGATCCCGAGCACATTCGCGATCTGCTCGAACATCAAGTGGATGTGATTATCCACGGCGGTTATTTAGGCGAAAAGCCGACCACAGTGATCGATATGTCCGAAGATGGCGCCGAAATTTTGCGTGAAGGAGCGGGGGATATCAGCCCTTTTCTGTGA
- the rnm gene encoding RNase RNM, with the protein MNTQSILADLHSHTTASDGQLTPSELVARALEKGVQLFAITDHDTVAGLAEARHFNQAQANPLKLISGVEISTRWNSYDIHIVALNFDADNPALLAFLENQRELRELRAQEIGHRLAKAGIEGAYEGAKALAGDAALSRGHYARWMAENGHAVDMPSVFKRYLARGKTGYVPNNWGDMASAIEVIHNAGGLAVLAHPSGYKLSAKWLKRLVREFKEAGGDAMEVVLGQQTVDDRANLAALSVQNQLLASIGSDFHFPSNWIELGKNLYQPQGIDWVWQSGSWVERP; encoded by the coding sequence ATGAATACTCAAAGCATATTGGCTGATTTACACAGCCACACGACCGCGTCCGATGGTCAGTTAACTCCGTCTGAATTGGTGGCCAGAGCCCTTGAAAAGGGCGTGCAATTATTTGCCATTACCGATCACGATACGGTTGCAGGTTTAGCCGAGGCCCGTCACTTTAATCAGGCCCAGGCGAACCCGCTTAAATTGATTTCAGGGGTCGAAATTTCGACTCGCTGGAACAGTTATGACATTCATATTGTTGCGCTGAATTTCGATGCCGATAACCCAGCGCTATTAGCATTTTTAGAAAACCAGCGTGAATTGCGTGAATTACGAGCCCAAGAGATTGGTCACAGATTAGCCAAGGCGGGCATTGAAGGTGCCTACGAAGGTGCTAAGGCATTGGCGGGTGATGCGGCTTTAAGCCGTGGTCATTATGCCCGTTGGATGGCTGAAAATGGTCATGCTGTGGATATGCCAAGCGTATTTAAACGCTATCTGGCTCGCGGTAAAACCGGTTATGTGCCCAATAATTGGGGCGATATGGCCAGCGCGATTGAGGTGATCCACAACGCGGGTGGATTAGCTGTTTTAGCCCACCCTAGCGGTTACAAGTTATCTGCTAAGTGGTTAAAGCGTTTAGTGCGCGAATTTAAAGAAGCGGGTGGAGATGCCATGGAAGTGGTACTCGGCCAGCAAACGGTGGACGATAGGGCAAATCTTGCTGCTCTTAGCGTTCAAAATCAGTTGCTTGCATCGATAGGAAGTGATTTTCACTTTCCAAGTAATTGGATCGAATTAGGTAAAAATCTGTATCAGCCCCAAGGTATTGATTGGGTCTGGCAGTCAGGATCTTGGGTGGAACGACCATGA
- a CDS encoding anthranilate synthase component 1 — protein sequence MPKQTFARSSTLKAALTYHSDPLRLYQHITQDAPHTMLLESAEIDSKDHLKSMVMTHAAMMIRCDGYQLTFTALTSNGTSLLAPIERFFSPTAHCQSAQSTLVVTLQKDTQLQDEDARLKSTSPLDGLRMFIQQIDCGAHTDGQTKPAFEDLFLGGVLAYDLIDTVEPLPAVPSRDNDCPDYLFYLAETLILIDHKLKQADIITHNFSSDSAQYTAITAALSERVQSLTAECKNLGNSPADVPTLVAIDATERVNISDEEFKQTVIDLKEHIIAGDIFQVVPSRSFSLPCPNTLGAYRALRLTNPSPYMFYFRGHNFTLFGASPESALKFDASSNQVEVYPIAGTRKRGKTATGEIDFDLDSRIELELRLDKKELSEHLMLVDLARNDIARISQSGSRKVAELLKVDRYSHVMHLVSRVTGQLRQDLDALHAYQACMNMGTLVGAPKVRASQLVRQAEKVRRGSYGGAVGYLNALGDMDTCIVIRSAFVKNGTAFIQAGAGVVFDSDPQSEADETRQKAQAVISAIKMGAGVPVNTSVQPISVQLSSAQSK from the coding sequence ATGCCCAAACAGACATTCGCACGCTCAAGCACACTCAAGGCGGCATTAACCTACCACAGCGATCCACTGCGCTTGTATCAGCACATCACCCAAGATGCGCCCCATACTATGTTGCTGGAATCGGCCGAAATCGACAGTAAAGATCACTTAAAAAGCATGGTAATGACCCATGCCGCCATGATGATCCGCTGCGATGGTTATCAACTGACCTTCACCGCACTGACAAGCAATGGCACCAGTTTACTCGCCCCTATCGAACGCTTTTTTAGCCCGACCGCCCACTGTCAAAGCGCACAATCCACCTTAGTGGTAACGCTGCAAAAAGACACTCAGCTGCAGGATGAAGATGCACGCTTAAAATCCACTTCGCCACTCGATGGCCTACGGATGTTTATCCAGCAGATTGATTGTGGCGCCCATACTGACGGCCAAACCAAGCCCGCCTTTGAGGATCTGTTTTTAGGTGGCGTACTGGCCTACGACTTGATTGATACCGTTGAGCCGCTGCCTGCCGTGCCAAGCCGCGATAACGATTGCCCTGATTACTTATTCTACCTCGCTGAAACCTTAATCCTGATTGACCATAAGCTGAAACAAGCCGATATCATCACCCATAATTTCAGTAGCGATTCTGCCCAGTATACCGCCATTACCGCAGCACTAAGCGAGCGAGTACAAAGTTTAACTGCAGAATGTAAAAACTTAGGTAATTCACCTGCCGATGTGCCGACACTGGTCGCTATCGATGCAACTGAGCGAGTCAATATTTCCGATGAAGAGTTCAAACAAACCGTTATCGATTTGAAAGAACACATTATTGCGGGCGATATTTTCCAAGTAGTGCCATCCCGTAGCTTTAGTTTGCCTTGCCCGAATACCTTAGGGGCTTATCGTGCTCTGCGCCTGACTAACCCTAGCCCTTACATGTTTTATTTCAGGGGCCATAATTTCACGCTGTTTGGCGCCTCACCAGAAAGTGCGCTCAAATTTGATGCCAGCAGTAATCAAGTCGAAGTCTACCCGATTGCCGGCACTCGTAAGCGTGGTAAAACCGCCACGGGCGAGATTGATTTTGACTTAGACAGTCGCATTGAACTTGAACTGCGTTTAGATAAAAAAGAACTGTCGGAACACTTAATGCTGGTCGATTTAGCCCGCAACGATATCGCCCGCATCAGCCAAAGCGGCAGCCGTAAAGTCGCCGAATTATTGAAAGTGGACCGTTATTCCCACGTGATGCACCTCGTCAGCCGTGTAACGGGTCAACTGCGCCAAGATTTAGATGCGTTGCATGCTTATCAAGCCTGTATGAATATGGGCACTTTAGTGGGCGCGCCAAAAGTACGCGCATCACAGCTGGTACGCCAAGCGGAAAAAGTCCGCCGCGGCAGCTATGGCGGCGCCGTGGGTTACCTTAACGCCCTTGGTGACATGGACACTTGCATCGTGATCCGCTCCGCCTTTGTTAAAAATGGTACCGCCTTTATTCAAGCTGGCGCTGGCGTGGTATTTGATTCGGATCCCCAAAGCGAGGCAGATGAAACCCGTCAAAAAGCCCAAGCCGTGATTTCAGCCATCAAGATGGGCGCTGGAGTGCCAGTAAACACTTCTGTGCAACCCATTTCAGTGCAACTCAGTTCAGCACAATCTAAATAG
- a CDS encoding aminodeoxychorismate/anthranilate synthase component II, translating into MKLYLLDNFDSFTYNLVDQFRSLGCEVVIYRNDVAADYIAEKLLNEQEPAALVLSPGPGAPHEAGSMMALIAKVAGKVPMLGICLGHQAMVEYYGGTVARAPFVVHGKASPTFHDGTGVFVGLPSPLPVARYHSLVATQVPDCLQVIATTDAMPMAILHPEHRAVGFQFHPESILTTLGSTLLTQTLAFLTQDMTAGVNA; encoded by the coding sequence ATGAAACTCTATCTACTCGATAACTTTGACTCCTTTACCTATAACCTAGTGGATCAATTTCGCAGCCTAGGTTGTGAAGTGGTGATTTACCGCAACGATGTTGCCGCCGATTATATCGCCGAAAAACTGCTTAACGAACAAGAGCCTGCAGCCCTAGTGTTATCACCAGGTCCTGGTGCCCCCCATGAGGCAGGTTCTATGATGGCACTTATCGCCAAAGTTGCGGGTAAGGTGCCTATGCTGGGGATCTGCCTTGGGCATCAAGCCATGGTGGAATATTACGGCGGCACAGTAGCGCGCGCACCTTTTGTGGTGCACGGCAAAGCAAGTCCGACTTTCCATGATGGTACTGGCGTATTTGTCGGTTTGCCCTCTCCCCTGCCCGTTGCCCGTTATCACAGCCTCGTCGCCACTCAAGTGCCCGATTGCCTGCAAGTGATCGCAACCACTGACGCTATGCCGATGGCGATTTTGCACCCTGAGCACAGAGCCGTTGGCTTTCAGTTCCACCCAGAATCCATTCTGACGACGTTGGGCAGCACACTGCTCACTCAAACCTTGGCATTTCTGACCCAAGACATGACAGCAGGAGTAAACGCATGA